CAAAAGGATGATTTAGAGAGACAAATTGAAGCAATAAGCAAGTATGCCGAGAAGAAGGGGTGGGATGTGAGGATCCTAAAAGATGTTGGATCAGGATTAAATGAAAACAGAAAAAACTTCCAGAAACTGCTCAAGATGGTAATGAATAGAGAAATCTCTAAGGTCATAGTAGCTTATCCAGATAGGTTGACAAGGTTTGGGTTCAAAACTCTGGAGGGGTTCTTTAAGAGCTATGGGACTGAAACAGTGGTGATAAATAAGGGGAAAAGTCGCCGAAAGAGGAGCTTGTCGAGGACTTGATCACAATAATCTCGTATTTTGCTGGAAAACTGTACGGGATGAGATCTCACAAGTACAGGAAGGTGGTTGAGAATGCAAGGAAGCTCATTAGTGATCCGTGAAGATGTGAGGATGTATTCTGTTGATTTCAGCGATGAAAGGATCAGGGAGCTTATCACATGGTACGTAAAGTCGTTGCAGAGAGCAATAGATGAGATTTGGGAGAACATGGAGTGGAAATATGACTTCAAGAGAAGATATGCAAAGGTCCGAATACCCGTAATTCCTAGGAATAAAGAATTCAAGAAATATCTGAGAGACAAGCTGATGAAGGATAATCCATACACTAAACACTGGGTTGATGCTGTGATAAGGACAGCATACAGTATCATGGAGAATTGGAGGAAAAGATACGTCAAAGGAATGGCTAGGAAGAAAAAGCCTACGGTGAAGAGAAGATTTGCTAGGTGCAAGATAACATTGATGAAGGTTGATTACTCAAGAAAAACCATAAGGATAACGTTGAAGCCGTATGAGTATATTGAGGTAAGCTATGCTAATCAATGGTTTAGTAAGAGAATAGATGAGTGGAAAGTTGGGGGAGTTGTACTGAAGGATGATAGAGTATTAATACCGTTCAAAAAGGAGAATACATACAGAGTTAACCGTGAGATTGCATGGGACTGTAATGAAAAAACTATCGATGGCTTCTCTCCTCAGATGGGTTTTGTCCAGGTTGATCTGAGGAAGTTAATTACTGCTAGGATAAGGTATCAGGAGAAGAGATCGAGGATCCAGTCATTGATGAAGAGAAAACCTAAAAGTGCTAGGAAACTCTGGGAGAAGTATAGCAGAAGAGAGAGGAATGTCTGCAGGGATATTGAGAGGAAGATTGCAATAGAAATTGTAAATGCATTCCCAAACACTCTACACATCTTTGAGAAGTTAAATAAGCAGAAAATGATAAGCAAAAGGAAAAACAAAAACAAGAATCTTAGGAAGAGGGTAGCAAGAATAAGCTGGATCAATATAATTAGAGAAGTTGAGATGAGAGCTCCTGTTAAAAAGGTTGATCCATATTTTACATCAAAGACCTGCCCCCTATGCGGGTATGTGAATAAAGACCTGAGGGGGCAGGTTTTCGAGTGTCCGAGATGCGGGTGGAGAATTGATAGGCAGAAGAATGCAAGCATAAACATCTATCTCAAGATGAAGGGTTTTCCTCCCTCCCCAAACACCTTCTACAGAGTGGTGACAAAAAGAATGATCCACTCTGGGAAGGTGTGGATGAGGAGGGGGAGTGGGGTTACCCAGATCGGGGGCGAGACCAATGAAATGCTCCCCAATGAAAGGGGAGACGAGGCCGGTGTGCCCCAAAGCCTACATAGGCAAATCAAAGCCTATGTAGGCTGAACCCCTGCAAAGGTTAAGAGAATAATGCTGAGAGGGGTCCTTGTAGCAACCCAGGATATGCCTGTCGAAGCTGTTGCGGAGGTAATGGCTAAACACGATATACCATTGGTGCCGGTGATTGATGATGATGGAAAAGTTATTGGTGTAATAACTTATGAAGACATTATAAGAGCTTATCTAGAAGGAGCAAAGCCTGGACGCGTACGTGTACCCGTTAAGATACCGTTGCCAATACCTGTTAGAGCAGAGGAGCGTATACAGTATGTTTCCCGCGAACAAGCATTAACACAGGTACTCGTTGAGAAAGCTGCGCCTGTTGAGAGAGCAGGTATACTGGCCGATGATATAATGGTTGAGGAACTACCAGCGATCACTATAAACGATACCGTAGAGCATGCACGCAAAGAAATGCTTAGGAGAAAAACAGATTATCTCCTAGTACTAGATGAGGAAGAAAACATTGTAGGTGTGGTTACCAAGTGGAACATGCTGTACGCTCTAGGTCTTAAAGGGCCCTTGTGGAGGAGGAGAACTAAGGATAGATACTTCATCGACTATATTATGACAAGGAATGTTCCAAGAGTAAATCCTGACACACCCATAGAAGATGTTGCTCTAGAAATGGTTAACTCGGAATCAGAAGTTGTATTCGTAGTTAATGAATCAGGCGAGATAATAGGTTATATAACAAAGGATCAAATAATAGATGCTGCCAGGAAGCTACTAGTAGACTTGCTAGTAGAAAACGTTATCTTACCAGGTAAAACAGGCAGCGTACACCCATTCCACAGCTTATACCATGTAGTTAACAAGATGAAAGCACTATACCTGGACGCGTTAACAGTTTATGATGGCTCAAGAGTTTTAGGAGTAGTATCAGCTAATAGATTACTATTTGTAGCATTCGAGGATGCAGTAACAGGTATTAAGAGTAGAAGGCTTATATGGGTTAGGAAACTGGTTCGCGGAGCAGCTAGGAGAGGCAGATACGTGAAGATAACTCCGCTAGTAGCACTAGATGTTATGGTGCCGTATAAGAAATACATATCTCCAAACACATTGTTAACGAGAGCAATTGATCTAATGAAAGAAGCTAATCTAAACGGTATACCTGTTCTAAGCGATGATAGACAAGTAGTAAGCATAATCAGTAAAAACGATATACTTAGAGAACTAGCTCGCAGAGCAAAGAAACTAGTTAAAGTTGAGAAGAAAATTATTGAGAAAAGAGAAGAAAAAGCTAAAACATAAATGTTTTTATCGAGTAACAATTTAAACCGTTTGTCCCTACCGTGTCATTCTATATTTATGTATCTGCGGTAGGGACTTCCGCCTCCCTCCACAACCCCCTCTCTTGGGGGTTGTGGTGTCATGGGCGGCTGTCGAGGCCAACGGCACGGGCCTCCCATCTACAGCAAGCCCCATGGGTCTCGGAGCATAGCTCCCATCAACCCATAGGAACATAGATCAATACAGGAAAATATGATCCGAAAATATTTAAAGCTTTCTGCCCCTAATAACCTAATACATGTATTGGTATGCGGCGGTCGTCTAGCCTGGACTAGGACGCCGGCCTGCCATACGGGTTCGTGTAGCCGTGTAGAACGCCGGAGATCCCGGGTTCAAATCCCGGCCGCCGCACCATTTCTCATATCTAATCTTTACTCTTCAATGCTTCATCGATCTTTTTGGAAACCATGTATGCGTTACGAGTATTTATGAGTAGAACCTTTGTATCATCAACTAGTCTCCTAGCTACGTCAACCTTGTGTCTCAGCCCAGGGGCTAGGGGGTCTGGATAGTTTAGTTTTCTCAGCCACAAATATATTGTCTCCATAACCTCTAAGTATTTCATAGCTTCTCCTATCTCGCCATTGCCTAGAAGAGATAATACGTGTCTCCGAAGCTCTCCAACAACATCTCCTAGACCCTGTAGATAGGGAATGTATGGAACACCTATTTCCTTATATGAAGGCATCTCCTTATCCACTATGAGCTTATATGTTATATAAGACTCAGCATACTCGCTTAAACTATTATATATTAAACCACTATAATAGAGATCAGGATGATCGGCTAGGAGTTCTCGAAGACCAACAATAAGTTCTCCCGCCCGAGAAATATTTCTCCAAGCCTCCTCATACTTCCCCAAATGAATAAGCCTAACAGCTTCCGTACTATACCTTAAAATATCACGCGTAATCCTAATAGCTTCCTCACGAACCTCATCCTTCTTCTTCAAAACATTATCAATAAACAATATATCATTAGCCAAAACCTTCTCAACAACATCCTCCAAAACCATGAATACACACCCATATAAAACAAAAATATAAATCATAAAAATAAAAACCCCCTATAAGACAAATAATAATATAGGTCCCGCGGTAGCTCAGCGGCAGAGCGCCCGGCTGTAGTGGGGAAAATCTGAGCCCCCCACCCGCCAGACACCCCCGGAAACCTGGGGAGATAGAATGATGGCGGGGCGGCAAAATAGAGGGCTCAGCAGATACCGGGTGGTCGGGGGTTCAAGTCCCCCCCGCGGGACCATTTTTAACTCATAATGGTCTTAAGCAGGTGTATGAGTATCTTCTACTGTATATACAGATAGTATTATGATCGGATCTTATTTTCTTTCAAGCATTTTTATAATACCTAAAGCAACTCTTCTACTCTTCGTTCTCACAATTATTTCATCACCCATTTCGATCAATTCTATTTGTCCCCGATACCTTTTCACAATAATGTTGGCTAGGCTCTGTGGAGCTTTAACTATATAGTATCCATCAGGGTCTTTTGAGCCTAGAAGATTTTTCGTCATCTCTGCTCACAATATATTTAGAATTAGTTGATTAGCTATTATATAATTATTATATTAATATTAGCTTGATTTGTTGATTTAGGATATGTTTCCAAGACTTTTCAGATACTTAGCTAGTTTTGCGTCTGCTTCTTCCAAGTATTTATCGAAGTAAGTATGAAAGATCATTAGTAGGTTTTCCAGTAGGCTTATATAGTCTTTTTTCTCGGCGTTTTTCTTTATTTCACTAATTATTTTTAGAAAGTCTTTATGCCACGTAATATGTATTTTATAGTCTTCTTTGTAGTGTTTATTATATTTTGTCTGCAGCATGAGGTCTTCTTCGGTTTTGAAGTGTTTCTTCTCCGTATGTTCATAGAGTTTCTCGGCGAGATTCTTCAAGTTTTTGAGGTCTCCTCTAATAATTGCTAGTATTAAATTATCCATTAACCCGAACATTTCTATATGGAGTTGATCCATTATTTTTATTCCGCACAAGTATTTATTGATAAATCTATATGTTGGCTGTTTTACTCTGTATACTGTTATTATGCATGGATTATTAAGTGATCTCAACATGTTTTTAACATCTTCCTTTTCATTAATCTCCAGTTTTCCCGGCCCTATATTGGTGATTACACCATTATAGACGAGTAATTCTAGAAAAATAGAATCTCTAATGCTATATAGAAATATACCATTACCTCTTTTCATAATATCATTATATAGGTCTTCGGCACAATTATTTGATTTATATTCATCAATGAATTCTTGTTCTAATAGAAGCTTCAATTTTTCCAGGTCAATATTGTGTATTATATCAACTATATTATCAACAACAAGATCATATAGGGACATTCTCATCAACCATGTAAATAAGTATAAATATATGTTATTATGTGTTAATTAAGAATGTTTCTTCTATTTTAAACTGGACTAGTATTAATTAAGCACGATAAAATATGATATAGTTGAGGGGTAATCGATGAATATTAGACAGGTTCTCGAGTCAGAAAATGATCCAGATAAGCTTCTAGGAGATATTCTGAGAGTATTGGCTGTGTATAGGAAACTATGGGTTTCAGAAATAGTTAGTGAAATAGCTTCTCTTAGGAAAACTCTTGGCGAAGAAGAGGTTGGTGAGAAGCAGGTTCGTGAAGCATTGTATAAGCTTATGAGTAAAAATATAGTGGTGGGGGATAGGAGGACGAGGACAACTTTTAGAGGCAGCGTTGAAGAATATCTTGTAGAGCTTAATATAACACCGGATCTGGCTAATTTAATTAATAAGGATGAAAGGCTTAGAAAATATCTCACCGAAAAATATAATGCTCTTAAACAATTAGGTGAAAAATAAATAATTTCTCCGCTCTAAAACACTGGTGCCTCGTTTATACAATACAATTAGTTATAGATGAGTAAAAGAACATATCATATAATTAATTATTTTGGTGTATTCGGGCTTGAATACTGGGAAAAGACTGCCTGATTATGTTATTAACGCTGTTTCTAAGAGGATTGCCGGCGATATTCTCCTAAGCGATGAGCCCGGGAAATATATTAGGAAATGGCGTGAAATCTATGGGCTTGGACAAGTAGATGTTGCACGATTAATGAGTGTATCTCATAGTGTTTTAAGCGATTACGAGAGAGGTAAAAGAGCCGCAGGCAGATCATTTATACGCAAATTTATATCAGCACTTATGAAACATGACTCAGCAAGAGGATGGATTATTACTCGGAGAATTGCTAGGTTACTAAGTATCTATATTGAGGGAATACTTGATATAGGCGAGTTCAGAGAACCATTACGACTCGATGAACTAGTAGATATGGTTAAGGGCATCCTCTTAACTTCGAATATTGAGCATAGACCAATACTTGGATACACAGTTCTGGATAGTGTTGCAACTATACAATCAATATCAGCGAACGAGTTTGTGCGAATACTCGGTGCTACCAGTGATCGAGTAGTTGTATTCACAAATATTACGAGAGGTAGATCCGTGATGGTTGCTACAAGAGTTTCACCCATTAAACCAAGCGTCATAGTTCTACATGGGATCAAGAAGGTTGATCCTCTTGCCATAAGGATAGGGGATATAGAGAATATTCCATTAATACAGTCTACGATCGATATTGGTGAGGTAATTAAAAGTTTTAGGCAAAGATCTCTAATATAGTGATGATCATATATTACAGGGTTTGGAGCCGAGAATTAAAAACCCATATTCTCTAAGCAATACATTATTTACATGTTGATCTATGCTGTTCCCACTATAGATATCGAAGCGGTATTTCCCAAGTTTTCCCAGATCAATACTTATGTTTTGCTTAGAAATATTGAGTATGAAAATTGTTTCTTCATCATTAATCCATCTCTTTATAAGTAATAGATTATTGTCCCAATTCTCTGCTGAGAAATAACCATGTCTTATTGATCTGCAGGATTTATGTATTCTTATTAATTTCTTAATGTGCTCGTATAATTCCAGATCCCAGCTTCCACGATCCCAGTTCATAGGTCTACGATTATCCGGATCTCTTCCTCCCTCCAACCCTATTTCATCACCATAATAGATAACGGGAGAGCCTGGTAATGCAAAGATTAATACATACATTAGCTTTAACAATTTATTGTTCTGAACAATCGATTTTATTCGTGGAACATCATGTGATCCAAGCATATTATATAGTGATAATGCTTTATAGTGGGGTATGTATGCATACATACTGTTTATTCTGGAAATAAATTCGTTTAAACCTATTCTCTTATAAATAAATAGTTCTAGGATGGCTTTTCTTAAATAATAATTCATTGCCGAATCGTAGTAATTCATGTATATTCGCGGGTTCTCAGCCAGCTCTCCTAGAACTAGAAAGTCTGGATAAGTATTCTTTACGTATTCATAGTATTGTTTTATCCATGAATAATGAATACCCATTGCAACATCTATTCTAAAACCATCCACTCCCTTATCAACCCAGAATTTAGTGATATCTAGAAAGTAATCTACTGTTTCTGGATTGTCGTGGTTAAACTTTGCCATTAACCAGATATTAAAGAATGCTTCATAAAATGGCTTATTATTTTTGAAATAATCATGCCTATATAGTTCCCTTGAACGACATTCCTCTCCACCAATATATTTTAGCACTAGCTCAGCTACTTCTTTGGGTAGAGGAGAGAGGAAGCTGAACATTTCCCAGTATGGAGAATTCTCTCCCTCCCTCAGTGCTTTAACAAATAATTTATTGCATGGATTAGTATGATGCATAGTAATGTCTAGGATGATCTTTATTTTCTTATCATGTAGCTTGCGAACAAGCTTTTCGAAATCCTTCATTGAGCCTAGATATTTATCTATTGATTTATAATCGATTGTATCGTATCTGTGATAGCTTGTGGAGGGAAATATTGGTGTTAAATATATTGTTTCAACACCTAGATCCTCCAAGTGATCAATATGTTTCATAATACCTGCCAAGTCTCCTCCATAATATCCATGTTCTCTCGGTATAATTCTCCTAATCTTGTTGGGAGGATCATTTTTAGGGTCTCCGTTCTCAAAGCTATCGATAAATATTTGGTAATATAATGTGCCCATATACCATCTAGGTTCATCTACTCCTGGAATACTCGTAGTATCGACAACTATATATGAGGAATTCGTTGAAACTCCTTCATCACCATAGAATAATGTCTTATCATTATAGTTAAAGATGAAGCGGTAGCGTAGAACACTTCTATTAGGGACAATGTATTGATAAACTATATTATTTCCTAAAACATATTTTGTCGATGGTTCACGTATTTCTTTTCCTAAATCTATTAGTGGATCATTTATTTCACGTGGGGCTATGAGTCTAATTATGATTTCATTGTTGAATCTATGAATAAATCCAGGTTCTTCTATATGTATGATTCTATCAAGTGGATTGCTTGGTTCTCTAATGGTTAGCTTTGATAAACATTTTCGGTATTCTGGGAAAAACGATGTGTATACGCATTTTTTCTCTTCATTGTCCGGATCATATATGTTTTCGAAATCATTATCTATTTGGAACCCATAACCATATTCTCCAGGCCATAGTTTTAAATATACAATACCTTGTTCTCCGATCTTTCTAAGTTTTACAAAGCCTGGGTATAGGCTTGTGAATTCTCCTATTAGATAAATATTTTTAGCATTAGGGGGCCAATGCCTTGTAAACTTAACTATGTATCTTCCCTTTCTCCCCTTACCATATATTTCTCTCCTAATAATTATGTACATTTTCCCATTCAACCATGCTAGAATAGTTTCTTTTACATCTTGTGTTTCCACCATATTCTAGATAATATGTATTTTTCTAAATTCTCAGTAGTAATTATTCCTGCATATTCACCTTTCTCATCTTTTAAGAGCAGTGTTTCAACATTATATCTTGATAATAACCTTGTTGCTTCCTTGATCGTAATACTTTTCTCTATTGTGGGAATAGGATTTATTATCTTAGGTGTTATTACCGAGTCTTTTGTGCTCACTAGTTTTTTAACATCGATAGCACCGATTGGTGTATGGTTTTCATCTACGACTGGTATATAGGTGTGATTTGAATTGATATAAATATGATAAGCTTTATCCGTTGGGTCTCCGAGTAGTAATGGTACTGGAATACTGTGTGCTGCATCATGTATTCCTGCATTTAATATTTTTGGATCTATAGAGTTAGCTCTGTAGGCTACTGTAATTATCCGTTCTATGGATGCTCTTAACCTGGTTTTTCTCTGTGTCTTATATAATACAGTGTTTCCCATTAGTTCGCGGACTATGAATGATGATAGAATTGTTGGAAAGATCAATGTGTAGCTGCCGGAGATCTCGGTTACTAATATACTTATTCCTAATGGTGCTGTTGAAGCTGCACCATAGAATGCTGCAATACCAGCATATACATAAACTAGTGGGGGTAATGATGATAAGTGCTTACCTATAATTGAGTAGAATACTAGTCCAGACAATCCTCCAATGAATAAGCTGGGTCCAAAATATCCAGCACTAGCACCAGATCTTATTGTTGCAGATGTTGCAATCATCTTTAAAATTATTAATACTAGTAGTAGTAGGGGTGTTTTTAGATAGATTTTCTCTACATATATCTCTAAGAATTTATCGTATCCAATGCCGCCAACTTGTGGGAAAATAAACACTGTTACCCCGACTAGTGCAGCTAGCATAAATACTGGTAATAAATCATTAGTCCCAAGCATGGTCTTCTTATATTTTTCGATAAGTCTATCTAGATAAATAAATACATAGACTAGTACTGTAATAAACAATGATAACAATACATAGATCACGATGTTTATGGGTTCTAAAATCCTCGCCAACGATATAGTTATTTGTGGCATATAGATTACTTTCCCCATGATTACCGAGGACATAACATAGCCGATAATACTCGAGGAAAATACTGGGATAATATACTTGGTTTCCAAATCCTTTCTATAAGGGATCTCTATAGCGTAAAACAATGATCCGAGAGGAGCTTGGAAGATGTAGGAGAGAGAAGAAGCTATTCCAGACAACATTAATGCTTTTCTCTCCGGATAACTTAGTTTCAATCGATCAGAAAGTAATCCTCCAATATATCCGCCAAAATATATGGAGGGTCCTTGTAAACCCCCGCTTCCGCCTCCGCCAATAGTTGTTATTGTTGAGAAAAACTTTGAGACAAGATTGGTTTTTCTCAATTTACGGAATGGTAAGTGATACTCATATATAATGTTTTCAACACCAGCACCCATAGCATGTTTTGCATGGGTGACTCGTAGTATAAGATATCCAGCTATGATAGAGAGGAATGCTATAAGTGCTAATAGAAGATTAGAAGATATTGTTTCATCTATTACTGAGCCATAAGCGTTCAATGCATAAATAAATCCAGCAATAAATAAACTGGAAATAAAACTTACAATTAGAGATAGAGCTATGAGCTTCAAACCAGGCAAAACAATCTACCTACTACACTATGAAGCACTCTATAAGAAATAATAATTAATACATAGGAATTTAAACCAGGAGAAGTGGGCCCGCGGGGATTTGAACCCCGGACCTCCGCCTCTCCTAACGGGCCTAACCATTCACACTGCTCGTAAGGGCGGCGTCCTAACCAGGCTAGACGACGGGCCCCTCTACAAACAGTTTTATCTTTCATTCAAATAGTCTAGAAACTAGGTGGTTAAATCTTTTACGCAACTACAAGCCCTAGACACATAATGGATAAGGATACTGGATACTAGCATGGATGCATACTATGATAAAGTTAAAGGAGCCATTATGGTGCGGGGGGTGGGATTTGAACCCACGCAGGCCTACGCCATCGGGTCCTGAGCCCGACCCCTTTGACCATGCTCGGGCACCCCCGCACTGCTTCATTATTTGTTTCCTAGCTTAAGGGGTTTAAAGGTTTGTTTTATACATTTCGGAGGGACTTTTGGTGCTAAATATATTTTTTCTGTAGCCTTATATAATGGGATTCTCTTTTCTTTTAAGCACATAGTATCTATTATGAGCACAACTGGTTTTCCACGCCTCTTCCCTGTTTCTACAGCGTTTTCTAAA
This is a stretch of genomic DNA from Staphylothermus hellenicus DSM 12710. It encodes these proteins:
- a CDS encoding haloacid dehalogenase, with product MVLEDVVEKVLANDILFIDNVLKKKDEVREEAIRITRDILRYSTEAVRLIHLGKYEEAWRNISRAGELIVGLRELLADHPDLYYSGLIYNSLSEYAESYITYKLIVDKEMPSYKEIGVPYIPYLQGLGDVVGELRRHVLSLLGNGEIGEAMKYLEVMETIYLWLRKLNYPDPLAPGLRHKVDVARRLVDDTKVLLINTRNAYMVSKKIDEALKSKD
- a CDS encoding bacteriohemerythrin — its product is MSLYDLVVDNIVDIIHNIDLEKLKLLLEQEFIDEYKSNNCAEDLYNDIMKRGNGIFLYSIRDSIFLELLVYNGVITNIGPGKLEINEKEDVKNMLRSLNNPCIITVYRVKQPTYRFINKYLCGIKIMDQLHIEMFGLMDNLILAIIRGDLKNLKNLAEKLYEHTEKKHFKTEEDLMLQTKYNKHYKEDYKIHITWHKDFLKIISEIKKNAEKKDYISLLENLLMIFHTYFDKYLEEADAKLAKYLKSLGNIS
- a CDS encoding zinc ribbon domain-containing protein produces the protein MQGSSLVIREDVRMYSVDFSDERIRELITWYVKSLQRAIDEIWENMEWKYDFKRRYAKVRIPVIPRNKEFKKYLRDKLMKDNPYTKHWVDAVIRTAYSIMENWRKRYVKGMARKKKPTVKRRFARCKITLMKVDYSRKTIRITLKPYEYIEVSYANQWFSKRIDEWKVGGVVLKDDRVLIPFKKENTYRVNREIAWDCNEKTIDGFSPQMGFVQVDLRKLITARIRYQEKRSRIQSLMKRKPKSARKLWEKYSRRERNVCRDIERKIAIEIVNAFPNTLHIFEKLNKQKMISKRKNKNKNLRKRVARISWINIIREVEMRAPVKKVDPYFTSKTCPLCGYVNKDLRGQVFECPRCGWRIDRQKNASINIYLKMKGFPPSPNTFYRVVTKRMIHSGKVWMRRGSGVTQIGGETNEMLPNERGDEAGVPQSLHRQIKAYVG
- a CDS encoding chloride channel protein: MPGLKLIALSLIVSFISSLFIAGFIYALNAYGSVIDETISSNLLLALIAFLSIIAGYLILRVTHAKHAMGAGVENIIYEYHLPFRKLRKTNLVSKFFSTITTIGGGGSGGLQGPSIYFGGYIGGLLSDRLKLSYPERKALMLSGIASSLSYIFQAPLGSLFYAIEIPYRKDLETKYIIPVFSSSIIGYVMSSVIMGKVIYMPQITISLARILEPINIVIYVLLSLFITVLVYVFIYLDRLIEKYKKTMLGTNDLLPVFMLAALVGVTVFIFPQVGGIGYDKFLEIYVEKIYLKTPLLLLVLIILKMIATSATIRSGASAGYFGPSLFIGGLSGLVFYSIIGKHLSSLPPLVYVYAGIAAFYGAASTAPLGISILVTEISGSYTLIFPTILSSFIVRELMGNTVLYKTQRKTRLRASIERIITVAYRANSIDPKILNAGIHDAAHSIPVPLLLGDPTDKAYHIYINSNHTYIPVVDENHTPIGAIDVKKLVSTKDSVITPKIINPIPTIEKSITIKEATRLLSRYNVETLLLKDEKGEYAGIITTENLEKYILSRIWWKHKM
- a CDS encoding glycoside hydrolase family 13 protein yields the protein MVETQDVKETILAWLNGKMYIIIRREIYGKGRKGRYIVKFTRHWPPNAKNIYLIGEFTSLYPGFVKLRKIGEQGIVYLKLWPGEYGYGFQIDNDFENIYDPDNEEKKCVYTSFFPEYRKCLSKLTIREPSNPLDRIIHIEEPGFIHRFNNEIIIRLIAPREINDPLIDLGKEIREPSTKYVLGNNIVYQYIVPNRSVLRYRFIFNYNDKTLFYGDEGVSTNSSYIVVDTTSIPGVDEPRWYMGTLYYQIFIDSFENGDPKNDPPNKIRRIIPREHGYYGGDLAGIMKHIDHLEDLGVETIYLTPIFPSTSYHRYDTIDYKSIDKYLGSMKDFEKLVRKLHDKKIKIILDITMHHTNPCNKLFVKALREGENSPYWEMFSFLSPLPKEVAELVLKYIGGEECRSRELYRHDYFKNNKPFYEAFFNIWLMAKFNHDNPETVDYFLDITKFWVDKGVDGFRIDVAMGIHYSWIKQYYEYVKNTYPDFLVLGELAENPRIYMNYYDSAMNYYLRKAILELFIYKRIGLNEFISRINSMYAYIPHYKALSLYNMLGSHDVPRIKSIVQNNKLLKLMYVLIFALPGSPVIYYGDEIGLEGGRDPDNRRPMNWDRGSWDLELYEHIKKLIRIHKSCRSIRHGYFSAENWDNNLLLIKRWINDEETIFILNISKQNISIDLGKLGKYRFDIYSGNSIDQHVNNVLLREYGFLILGSKPCNI
- a CDS encoding CBS domain-containing protein — encoded protein: MLRGVLVATQDMPVEAVAEVMAKHDIPLVPVIDDDGKVIGVITYEDIIRAYLEGAKPGRVRVPVKIPLPIPVRAEERIQYVSREQALTQVLVEKAAPVERAGILADDIMVEELPAITINDTVEHARKEMLRRKTDYLLVLDEEENIVGVVTKWNMLYALGLKGPLWRRRTKDRYFIDYIMTRNVPRVNPDTPIEDVALEMVNSESEVVFVVNESGEIIGYITKDQIIDAARKLLVDLLVENVILPGKTGSVHPFHSLYHVVNKMKALYLDALTVYDGSRVLGVVSANRLLFVAFEDAVTGIKSRRLIWVRKLVRGAARRGRYVKITPLVALDVMVPYKKYISPNTLLTRAIDLMKEANLNGIPVLSDDRQVVSIISKNDILRELARRAKKLVKVEKKIIEKREEKAKT
- a CDS encoding helix-turn-helix domain-containing protein is translated as MNTGKRLPDYVINAVSKRIAGDILLSDEPGKYIRKWREIYGLGQVDVARLMSVSHSVLSDYERGKRAAGRSFIRKFISALMKHDSARGWIITRRIARLLSIYIEGILDIGEFREPLRLDELVDMVKGILLTSNIEHRPILGYTVLDSVATIQSISANEFVRILGATSDRVVVFTNITRGRSVMVATRVSPIKPSVIVLHGIKKVDPLAIRIGDIENIPLIQSTIDIGEVIKSFRQRSLI